The genomic window GCGCCCTATCCGCCTCGATGAACTGGTAACCACCAAACGGACCTTGGATTTGGAGGCATTGTTGGCTGAGGACTCAACCTTCTTTGGCGACCTGTTCCCCCATGTCGTCCAGTACCAGGGCGTCATGTACCTCGAGGACGGCCTCCACCGGGCCGTCCGCACGGCGCTGCACCAAAGGACCGCGATTCACGCACGTGTGTTGGTAATCGATGGCTAGGCGGACGGGTCCCACCAGTCCGGAGGAGCCCGCAGCAAAAAAACGTAAGCGTCCCAAGGATGTGA from Arthrobacter sp. StoSoilB20 includes these protein-coding regions:
- a CDS encoding type II toxin-antitoxin system VapB family antitoxin, producing MIFKAVGEGRPYPDHGYSAPRDWAALPPRPIRLDELVTTKRTLDLEALLAEDSTFFGDLFPHVVQYQGVMYLEDGLHRAVRTALHQRTAIHARVLVIDG